A portion of the Drosophila sechellia strain sech25 chromosome 2R, ASM438219v1, whole genome shotgun sequence genome contains these proteins:
- the LOC6609365 gene encoding pikachurin yields MSTSKHHQHHCRVVCVWLLLVLSSLSSASIAVGAIPEPEEAAFQGHCGHTSPCEQLCYEIHDGMYECDCIEGYELNKNGYSCQVINATSNSLDGRGKSDEDVLYQKGASFSAKLANDDGGKAMAKSTFTLSASPAGNENGEDESGSEGDSYDYGELEDSNSETQEQKQQLLNLQQQQQQKVNSNDYYISAESINFNSESEGQEQQDVVDFKAASTMLPSSVPSTPSRSTTRATASTTTTTTTTRRSPTRAPKQRVDVDYGEGDGSDDYSYSYKSDMSVYDDVNNNQLNLRRNSKSQTYQKTSNTNTAKNRRKYPNVTSNKVQMHITRETNRLENISAAEPAVVGAAMTTDRSTPTCNLDCGSDGICALEATAASSRCLCPFGKTGTGCQEDIRAHVPRFAKRSWLAFPALHGAYKHVQLRIEFRPESFDGIILLSGERDDLTGDFMALLLNKGFVEFWFDCGSGVGSVRSRETILLNEWNSVIIYRHRWDAWLVLNHGTKVQGRSNGLFSRITFREPVFLGGIGNITGLAKRLPLAEGFAGCIRRFVANEHDYKFTDHPLGDVINGFDIQDCSTDKCVRYPCQHGGKCLPSDQGAICLCPIGFVGDLCEIRMDLQVPAFNGSSFLRYAPLGDSALIWLELKVTLKPEQADGLILYSGPEHRGDFIALYLNDGFVEFAFDLGSGPALVRSEHSLSLGQWHTIKISRTARLAVLKVDKHQEVLTISSNGFWHLSLDQNLFVGGVNHVDRLPLDLKYKPFFVGCIQRIDINGHSLGIVAEALGGSNIGNCPHACVARPCGPLAECVPQMESYECRCSIHNERCNKAAEVPPEQLPVLALHKSKVLEAKDNGEAAKKVSGLAHKKHSKKHRNLHKPTPAKSTTTSTTSTTTTTTEAPSERTEEATAGALSNEEIEDDIIFRLVQQQQQQKELKKQHQQTTTTAPATSATSSGPPKAKPRLSGKHHASKHEHHQKPNAAFTRKLSRLPTHYESFQTNPDSDILTFEDNNDWVTSLQQQEYDDAMAASQVPLAFEDGSPGTPRSSDNNEDDENAFVFDESLFDASDGTEEYQRKQLAQDMKRIMSNSNAHSSHKKAEVQFPPQGSQEVVSPNEDTSQYSDDYNDDELLTPVMQGGEEVKLEPHASSTPQTHTDWSLLKKFDLSAEHQSQVQGVRKNFGACFAGSDSYFHYNDADTMSQVISYSIDLNLRIKTHSENGVILWTGRQGTTEEHDDYLSLGIEQGYLHFRYDLGSGEVDIRFNGTKVSDGLWHRVRAIRNSQEGYLEVDGRKTVTLRAPGKLRQLNTDTGLYVGGMPDVGYFTHQRYFSGIVGCISEIVLAGEMKLNFDPNTLGTEHNVETGLL; encoded by the exons GCCACTGTGGACACACCAGCCCCTGCGAACAACTATGCTACGAGATCCACGATGGAATGTACGAGTGCGACTGCATCGAGGGCTACGAGCTGAACAAGAACGGTTACAGCTGTCAAG TAATTAACGCCACTTCCAACAGTTTGGATGGGCGTGGCAAGTCGGACGAGGATGTGCTCTACCAGAAGGGCGCCTCGTTCAGCGCCAAGTTGGCGAACGACGATGGTGGCAAGGCGATGGCCAAGTCCACGTTCACCCTATCCGCCTCGCCGGCGGGCAACGAAAACGGAGAGGATGAGTCCGGATCCGAGGGCGACAGCTACGATTACGGCGAGCTGGAGGACAGCAACTCGGAGACACAGGAACAGAAGCAGCAATTGCTGAAtcttcagcagcaacagcaacagaaagTCAATTCAAACGATTACTACATATCAGCGGAGAGCATCAACTTCAATTCGGAGTCCGagggccaggagcagcaggatgTGGTCGACTTCAAGGCGGCCAGCACGATGCTGCCCAGCTCAGTGCCCTCCACGCCCAGCAGAAGCACGACAAGGGCAACCGCCAGCACAACCACGACGACCACGACCACAAGGCGATCCCCCACCAGGGCGCCCAAGCAGCGCGTGGATGTGGACTATGGCGAGGGCGATGGCAGCGATGACTATAGCTACAGCTATAAGTCGGACATGTCCGTCTACGACGATGTCAACAATAATCAATTAAACTTAAGACGCAACAGCAAATCGCAAACATATCAGAAGACAAGCAATACCAACACGGCCAAGAACCGCAGGAAGTACCCCAACGTAACCAGCAACAAGGTCCAAATGCATATCACGAGGGAGACCAACCGACTTGAGAACATATCAGCAGCGGAACCGGCTGTCGTGGGAGCAGCCATGACAACAGACAG GAGCACTCCCACATGCAATCTGGATTGCGGTTCCGATGGAATCTGTGCCTTGGAGGCAACTGCCGCCAGTTCTCGTTGTCTTTGTCCCTTTGGCAAAACGGGCACTGGCTGTCAGGAAG ATATTCGAGCCCATGTGCCGCGTTTCGCCAAGCGATCCTGGCTAGCATTTCCGGCGCTCCATGGCGCCTACAAGCACGTCCAACTGCGCATCGAATTCCGTCCAGAGTCCTTTGACGGCATTATCCTGCTGAGCGGAGAGCGCGATGACCTCACCGGTGACTTTATGGCCCTGCTACTAAACAAGGGCTTCGTGGAGTTCTGGTTTGACTGTGGTTCCGGCGTGGGCAGCGTTCGATCCCGGGAGACCATCCTGCTGAACGAATGGAACTCGGTGATCATCTACCGGCATCGATGGGATGCCTGGCTGGTACTCAATCATGGAACCAAGGTCCAGGGAAGATCGAAT GGATTGTTCTCACGCATCACTTTCCGGGAACCAGTTTTTCTGGGTGGAATTGGCAACATAACTGGATTGGCCAAGCGTCTACCTCTGGCCGAGGGATTCGCCGGCTGCATTCGTCGTTTTGTGGCCAACGAACATGACTACAAGTTCACAGACCATCCCCTGGGCGATGTCATCAATGGATTCGATATAC AGGACTGTTCCACCGACAAGTGTGTGAGGTATCCTTGCCAGCATGGTGGCAAGTGCCTGCCTTCAGACCAAGGCGCCATATGCCTATGTCCAATAGGCTTTGTTGGAGATCTGTGTGAGATTCGAATGGATCTACAG GTTCCCGCCTTCAATGGCTCATCTTTCCTGCGCTACGCTCCACTGGGCGATAGTGCCCTCATTTGGTTGGAGCTAAAGGTTACCCTTAAGCCCGAGCAAGCAGATGGCTTGATCCTGTACTCGGGTCCAGAGCATCGAGGTGACTTTATAGCCCTCTACCTCAACGACGGCTTTGTGGAGTTCGCCTTTGATCTCGGCAGTGGTCCAGCTTTAGTGCG GAGCGAACATTCCCTCAGTCTGGGTCAATGGCACACCATCAAGATCTCGCGAACAGCTCGACTGGCGGTGCTCAAG GTGGATAAACATCAGGAGGTCTTAACCATTTCTTCGAACGGTTTCTGGCACTTGTCGCTGGACCAGAATCTCTTTGTGGGTGGCGTTAACCACGTGGATCGTCTGCCTTTGGACCTCAAGTACAAACCCTTCTTCGTTGGCTGCATCCAGAGG ATCGACATCAATGGCCACTCGCTGGGCATTGTGGCGGAGGCATTGGGTGGCAGCAACATCGGCAACTGCCCCCACGCCTGTGTGGCACGACCCTGCGGCCCCCTGGCGGAGTGCGTGCCTCAAATGGAGAGCTACGAGTGCCGCTGCAGCATCCACAATGAGCGCTGCAACAAGGCCGCCGAGGTGCCGCCCGAGCAGCTGCCCGTGCTGGCTCTCCACAAGTCCAAGGTCCTCGAGGCGAAGGACAATGGGGAGGCGGCGAAGAAGGTGTCTGGATTGGCGCACAAGAAGCATTCCAAAAAGCACAGGAATTTGCATAAGCCAACCCCTGCCAAGAGCACGACCACAAGCACCACCTCAACCACCACCACGACCACTGAAGCGCCTTCTGAGAGGACAGAGGAAGCCACTGCGGGGGCGCTAAGCAACGAGGAAATCGAAGATGATATTATATTCCGTCttgtgcagcagcaacagcagcagaaagaGCTCAAGAAGCAGCATCAGCAGACGACTACTACTGCCCCAGCCACCTCAGCCACATCCAGTGGTCCACCTAAAGCAAAGCCCAGGCTTTCAGGGAAGCACCATGCCAGCAAGCACGAGCACCATCAGAAGCCCAATGCTGCCTTCACCCGCAAGCTGAGTCGCCTGCCCACCCACTACGAGAGTTTCCAgacgaaccccgacagcgatATCCTCACCTTCGAGGACAACAATGACTGGGTGACCAgtctgcagcagcaggagtaCGACGATGCCATGGCGGCCAGTCAGGTGCCATTGGCCTTTGAGGATGGAAGCCCCGGTACTCCCAGGTCGAGTGACAACAACGAAGATGACGAGAACGCCTTTGTGTTCGATGAGTCTCTTTTTGACGCCTCCGATGGAACGGAGGAGTACCAGCGCAAGCAACTGGCCCAGGACATGAAGCGCATCATGTCAAATTCGAATGCGCACTCTAGTCACAAGAAGGCAGAGGTCCAGTTTCCACCTCAAGGTAGTCAAGAAGTGGTTTCCCCCAACGAAGACACCTCTCAGTACAGCGACGACTACAACGATGATGAGCTTTTGACGCCAGTTATGCAGGGCGGTGAGGAAGTCAAGCTGGAACCGCATGCCTCCAGCACACCGCAGACCCACACCGACTGGAGTCTTCTGAAGAAGTTCGACCTGTCCGCCGAGCACCAGTCGCAGGTTCAGGGCGTACGCAAGAATTTCGGAGCTTGTTTCGCCGGCAGCGACAGCTATTTCCACTACAATGACGCGGACACCATGAGCCAGGTAATCAGCTACAGCATCGATCTCAATCTGCGCATCAAGACGCACTCGGAGAACGGCGTGATTCTGTGGACAGGACGCCAGGGAACGACGGAGGAACACGACGACTACCTCTCGCTGGGCATCGAACAGGG GTACTTACACTTCCGCTATGACTTGGGATCTGGTGAGGTTGATATCCGCTTCAATGGCACCAAGGTCAGCGATGGTCTGTGGCATCGCGTGAGAGCCATAAG AAACTCTCAAGAGGGCTATCTGGAGGTGGATGGCAGAAAGACAGTCACTTTGCGGGCGCCTGGTAAACTCCGCCAGCTTAACACGGACACCGGTCTGTACGTGG GTGGAATGCCCGATGTGGGTTACTTCACGCACCAGCGCTACTTCAGCGGCATTGTCGGCTGCATCTCGGAAATCGTCCTGGCCGGCGAAATGAAACTCAACTTCGATCCAAATACGCTGGGAACGGAGCACAATGTGGAGACGGGCCTCCTATGA